The Arthrobacter sp. D5-1 genome segment TTCTTGACAGGGCACTGGCCGGAGCCCATCGTTTGTCCTTTGAACCAGTAGTTTCCATAGTCGAAGGCCACCTGCCCCTGCTTGGCGAGTTCGTCCGGGGCGCCAGGATCCTGCGGCAGGAACACGCCTACGACGCCTAGGCCGCCGACGAACCGGACGGAGTCCACCAGGCGGTTCAACGTCAGGTTGGGCTGTTCGTTTCCGCTCGGGTCGTGGGCTTGGTACCCGACGCATTCGCAACCCCGGTCAGCCCCGAACCCCATGGTTTGGTCTTTGACGAACTCAACAGGGTCCACTTTGGAATCGTCCACAGGGATAGCGCCGATCTGTTCCGCCAGCTTCAGGCGGTCACTGTGACGGTCCACCACCATGACTTTTCCGGCGCCCTTGATGATGGCCGAGTAGGGGCCATGAGTCCTACTGGCCCTGCCCCGTAGATGACGACCGAGTCCCCGGGGTAAACGCCGGCCATCTCGGTTGCGTGCCATCCGGTGGGGAAGATGTCCGCGACCATGACATAGTCGAGTTCCTTCTCCTCGGCGTCCTCGCCCAAGCGCAGGCAGTTGAAGTCTCCGTACGGCACGCGCAGGTACTCGGCCTGTCCGCCTTGATACGGGCCCATGTCCGCGAACCCGTATGCAGCCCCGGCGAGCTTGGGTTCGGGCTGCATGGTCAGGCAATAGTTTGTGAAGCCACGTTCGCAGTTCTTGCAGAATCCGCAGGCGATGTTGAAGGGCAGTACGACCCGTTCGCCCACCTTGACCTTGCTCACCGCGGAGCCGGTTTCGATCACCTCACCGAGGTTCTCGTGCCCGAAGGTGCGTCCGGTCTCGAAGCTGGTGCGGCCCTCGTACATGTGCAGATCGGAACCGCAAATATTCGACGACGTTATTCGCACCAACACGTCGGCGGGGTGCTCAATCCTGGCATCAGGTACGTCCTCGACGCTGACGTCGTTCGGCCCTTTGTAGACTACTGCCTTCATTTTTCCGCTCTTTTCTTGTTGCCCAAGCCGATCCGACCAAGTCGATGTAGCTTTCCGGGGGCGCAGGCGCAGAAATGGCGCGGGGTCCTGAACGGAATAATGGCGCAGCCGTAACCCAGAAACGGGTGTTGATTCAGCGAGGAAATGGGGAGTGCAGGTTGAGACGCGAGAGTCGCTCAGAAGGGGCCGTAAGGCCCAACGCTTTCAGACCGCAGGATGTCCGGGACGATCCGCCTGCTGGTCCGTCCGCAAACGAGACAATGAATAAGCTTCAATACTAAGCACACTTATTAATACTGTCGAGGTGTAGCGACAGAAAAGATGACGATCAATTTTGCCGGTTGCGTTGGGCGGGAATGGTGACAGTCACGGTGGTGCCCTTGCCCGGCTGGCTGCTGAGCTTGATCGTTCCGCCGTGGGCGTCGATGACGGCCTTGGCGGGGACTAACTGAATTTTGGCCCGAGGTTCCATACATCAGGCTTGCCCGCCAGCCTCAGCCGACACCATCACTATGCGACCACGGAAGCGGCGGGACGGTGCCAAGGCAGGGCCTCCGACGGGTCAAGCTGCTGGGTTGAGCTTCTGCCGCAGTTGCTGCAGTGCCATATGAACGACGGGCTCGGATTTATGGATCTCCCTGACATTCATCCCGGTGAACTCTTTGATGGCCCGGCGCATGCTTTGAACGTTGGTGAATCCGCTCCGTGTCGCAATTTCTGAGTAGGTGATTCTTTGAGCATGGGCTTGAAGCAGAAGCTCCAACGCTTTCCGGGTTCTCAAGGCGCGGATTCGCTCACCCAAACGGAGTTCTTCGGTCTCAAAAAAGTAGAACAGGGAGCGACGGGAGAGGTTGAACGTTCCGGCGATCATTGCCACGTCCAGATTTGGGTTGTCGTAACTGCTCTCAAGGTATTTCTTTACCGCCCGGCTTAGTGCCGGTTTCTGTGTCTCATCGTCGGCCGGCGATTCGAGCAGGGAGCCCACCAGGGTTGCCATGACGGATCGTAGGATCTCACTGGTTCCTGATGCCTCACTGTCGATGCCGGGCCGCTTCCAACTCATCAATGCGGGTATCACGAAGGTGCCCACAATGGGGTGGCTTGCAAGGTCAGGCAGGCGAAGAAGGGAGCGCAGTCCGCCTTCGCTGACATTGAGACTGACGCGGTCCATGTTGAGTTGCTGTGCGTGGAATCCTTCGGGTGCATCGAAACTGCCACCAAGCGAGGTGTCGATGAATCTCACCGAACCCGTTGGAACCGGCTCGGGGGTGCCATTGAGATCGAGGGTCAGACCCGACGCCTTGCGGAAGTAGGCCAGGCGCAAGTCAGTGGAGTCGGGATTCGGCGCCCAAAAGCCCAGCGCGGGGGTGTTGTGCATCTCTATGAGGCTGAAGCCCGGTCCGGCAAGATTAATAGCTGAGGGACTGACGGACGCAGGACTCTCTCCTTCTGACCGCTCCAGCCTCATTGGTGTTTCGACGGCGTTGCCGTACCAGACCCGCCAATGCTCGAACCTTTGTTCTGGAGTGAGCCCTTCCGGTACTGCGTAACGTCGCACACGGGCGCTGTTCCCGTCACCAGATTGAGGCATGCCGTCCTCCTTTACCAGCTGAGCATCATGGCAGTCTTGCGAGCTGGCACGGCGGCTTAGGGAAGCGCTTGCGGTGACTCGTCAGACCGACCGAAAATGAGGTCCGCTGGTAGGTCAATTTTACCTCCGGATGCACCTTCGGCTGGTGCGTTGATGTGTATATGTTTTTCACAGAGGTGCGTCTTGCAATTATTTGGCCAGCGCCTCAAGGAGCGGCCGGTGTGTGGGGAAAGCGGGCTCATTTTCCTGCCGGTTGATAATTTCGTTTCCGTCGAAAAGCGGTCTGGTTGCCAGTTGATTTACTCGGTGGGGGGAGAGGACATACTCGACGGCCAGGATGCTGGCGCCAACCACTCCAGCTTCCGGCCCGGTTTCGGACTGGGTGATTGTCAGGTGCTGGGTCGCTAAAGGCGTTGATCGTGCGTAGACCGTTTCGCGTATCCCTGCCATGAGGTGTTCTCCGGATTGGGCAAGCGATCCGCCCACAACAATCAGGGCGGGGTTGATGAAGCTCACGCACATGTTGAGCATTTCTCCGATGTCGCGGCCCGCTTGGCGGACCGCTTGGACAGCAGCCAGATTCCCGGAACGAACCAGCGAAACGACATCGCTTCCAGTGGTTGCCTCAAGCCCGCTGTCGCGGAGTTGAGCGGCGATGGCAGGTGCGCCTGCAATGGCTTCCAGGCAGGCACTCTTGCCACAGCGGCAGAGAATTCCTGCCCCCCGGGAAACAGCAATATGGCCGACGTCTCCGGCGACACCTGCCGCGCCACGCTGCAGTTCTCCTCCGCTAACCACTCCAGATCCGATGCCAGTGGCGACTTTGAGGAAAATCATGTTCTCCTCGTTGGGCCAACGGGTCGCCCGCTCGCCGAGGGCCATAAGGTTGACGTCGTTATCGACGAGTACGGGTACGCCCAAGGTTTGCTGAATGTAAGCGGGAACATCGAATCCGTCCCACCCTGGCATGATCGGCGGGCTCGTCGGCTTTCCGGTGGAGTGCTCTACCGGGCCAGGTAGTCCGATGCCGACGGCGATGACGTCCGCAGTCGGGCGCGCCAAAAGTTGCAAGTGTCCCTTCACCATCGTCAAAAGCCAGTCCAGGACCGCTTCGGGTCCGCATGAAATCTCCAGCCGCTCAGTGGTTTCCACGAGTATCGTTCCTGACAGGTCAGTGAGGGCCACTGTGGCGTGTGTCGCGCCGACGTCTGCGGCCGCCACCAACTTTGCGCCTGGGTTGAAAGCTAGCCGCGCCGATGGACGACCTCCAGTAGAAGGTGCCCCTGATACGGGAACCACCAGTTCCAATTTCAGGAGCGGCTCAAGGCGGGAACTGACGGCAGCTCGGCCCAACCCTGTTGTTCCAGCCAGGTCTGCTCTGGTTCGTGGTTGTCCGTCCCGCAGGATTTGCAGTAGTTCGCCGGGTCCGCCGTTGTCCATGACACTCCAATTCGGGGCTAAAAAGAGGTTGTTCGTGAGCCTGAATTCTTGACGCGTCGGGCTCACCGGACCCTTAGGGCCCTCATCTCCACTTAGTGTCAAGCGGCTCACTCGTTCCCGTCCACCCGGCGAAGTGCTTAGCATCACAAAGTGCAACTTGGGCGTGCATTCGACCCCCATCAGCGTCAAAAGGTGCAGACTTTTGTTGGGCCCCTGACCAAAGCCACGTGCTGCGTGTCACTGTTTCGACATGGACAACGACAGAACCACGACAGCCCCCTCCCGGCTACGGGCCGGATTCGTCGGCGCCGGGTTCATGGCCGAGGTGCACAGCCGGGCCGCCCGCGCTGCAGGGGCGGATATCGTCGCCATTGCGTCTTCGAGCCGTGCCAGCGCCGACCGCGCCAAAGACCGCCTGGGTGTGCAGCGGGCTTACGATTCCGCCCAGGACCTTTTCGAGGACGACGCGATCGACGTCATCCACATCTGCACGCCGAACGGCACTCATTACGGACTGGCTGAAGCTGCGCTGAAAGCAGGTAAGCATGTGGTCTGCGAGAAGCCATTGGCCACCAACGTCCAGGATGCAGCCGAACTTGTAGAGCTAGCCGCCATGGCCGGGACAGTTGCGACCGTCCCCTTTGTCTATCGCTTCCATCCGATGATCCGGGAAGCCCGGGAACGTATTTCCTCGGGCCAAGCAGGACGGATCTCCGCTATCCAGGGCTCTTACCTCCAAGACTGGTTACTCTCCCGGGAGGACGACAACTGGAGGGTGGACGCCGTTGTGGGTGGGCCCTCGCGGGCGTTTGCCGACATCGGCTCCCACCTGTGCGACCTTCTCGAATTCGTGAGCGGTGAACGGATAACCAAAGTCAGTGCCATGAGCAGGACTCTGTTCCCGGGCCGGGCGAACAAC includes the following:
- a CDS encoding alcohol dehydrogenase catalytic domain-containing protein yields the protein MKAVVYKGPNDVSVEDVPDARIEHPADVLVRITSSNICGSDLHMYEGRTSFETGRTFGHENLGEVIETGSAVSKVKVGERVVLPFNIACGFCKNCERGFTNYCLTMQPEPKLAGAAYGFADMGPYQGGQAEYLRVPYGDFNCLRLGEDAEEKELDYVMVADIFPTGWHATEMAGVYPGDSVVIYGAGPVGLMAPTRPSSRAPEKSWWWTVTVTA
- a CDS encoding helix-turn-helix domain-containing protein, which encodes MPQSGDGNSARVRRYAVPEGLTPEQRFEHWRVWYGNAVETPMRLERSEGESPASVSPSAINLAGPGFSLIEMHNTPALGFWAPNPDSTDLRLAYFRKASGLTLDLNGTPEPVPTGSVRFIDTSLGGSFDAPEGFHAQQLNMDRVSLNVSEGGLRSLLRLPDLASHPIVGTFVIPALMSWKRPGIDSEASGTSEILRSVMATLVGSLLESPADDETQKPALSRAVKKYLESSYDNPNLDVAMIAGTFNLSRRSLFYFFETEELRLGERIRALRTRKALELLLQAHAQRITYSEIATRSGFTNVQSMRRAIKEFTGMNVREIHKSEPVVHMALQQLRQKLNPAA
- a CDS encoding ROK family protein is translated as MDNGGPGELLQILRDGQPRTRADLAGTTGLGRAAVSSRLEPLLKLELVVPVSGAPSTGGRPSARLAFNPGAKLVAAADVGATHATVALTDLSGTILVETTERLEISCGPEAVLDWLLTMVKGHLQLLARPTADVIAVGIGLPGPVEHSTGKPTSPPIMPGWDGFDVPAYIQQTLGVPVLVDNDVNLMALGERATRWPNEENMIFLKVATGIGSGVVSGGELQRGAAGVAGDVGHIAVSRGAGILCRCGKSACLEAIAGAPAIAAQLRDSGLEATTGSDVVSLVRSGNLAAVQAVRQAGRDIGEMLNMCVSFINPALIVVGGSLAQSGEHLMAGIRETVYARSTPLATQHLTITQSETGPEAGVVGASILAVEYVLSPHRVNQLATRPLFDGNEIINRQENEPAFPTHRPLLEALAK
- a CDS encoding Gfo/Idh/MocA family oxidoreductase; translation: MDNDRTTTAPSRLRAGFVGAGFMAEVHSRAARAAGADIVAIASSSRASADRAKDRLGVQRAYDSAQDLFEDDAIDVIHICTPNGTHYGLAEAALKAGKHVVCEKPLATNVQDAAELVELAAMAGTVATVPFVYRFHPMIREARERISSGQAGRISAIQGSYLQDWLLSREDDNWRVDAVVGGPSRAFADIGSHLCDLLEFVSGERITKVSAMSRTLFPGRANNRDIQTEDLVAAVFATDSGSVGNLLVSQVAPGRKNRLMIEIAGSESTLQFDQEAPETLWLGKRAGSQLLVRDPGALSPEAARLSVLPAGHPQGYQDAFNAFVADTYAAIGGDLREGLPTFQDGLRSAVLTESIIKSSKDGEWVDVPNTKEPVGVQL
- a CDS encoding HAMP domain-containing histidine kinase, with amino-acid sequence MEPRAKIQLVPAKAVIDAHGGTIKLSSQPGKGTTVTVTIPAQRNRQN